Proteins from a genomic interval of Tenacibaculum sp. SZ-18:
- the pgi gene encoding glucose-6-phosphate isomerase: MTLKNINPTQTVAWKKLTQHFEETKDLTLTELFSNTSRKETFTISQNDLELDYSKNKITAETMDLLNELANEVELSDAIEKYFSGAKINDTEGRAVLHTALRSNSEEEVIIDGRDIKPKIQTALRKIRAFSNKVISGKWKGYTGKSITDIVNIGIGGSDLGPDMVVESLKYYRNKLNVHFVSNVDGDHVSEVIRDLNPETTLFIIVSKTFTTQETISNANTIKDWFLRSGSIFDVAKHFVAVSTNLNAVYDFGIDKNNVFPMWDWVGGRFSLWSAVGLSISLAVGFENFRELLDGAEEMDVHFRNTDFNKNIPVVLALLSVWYNNFYKAETEAILPYTQYLSKLPDYLQQAVMESNGKSVDRNGNFVNYQTGTIVWGSTGTNMQHAFMQLVHQGTKLIPADFIGYKKSLHGLTNHHKKLMANYNAQMEALAFGKSAEEVHLELKTAGDFDKINQLLSYKVFKGNRPSNAILFDELTPKSLGKLIAMYEHKIFVQGIIWNIYSYDQFGVELGKELARKILSS; encoded by the coding sequence ATGACTCTTAAGAACATCAATCCAACACAAACTGTAGCTTGGAAGAAATTAACTCAACATTTTGAAGAAACTAAAGACTTAACATTAACTGAGCTTTTTAGTAATACTTCTAGAAAAGAAACTTTTACGATCTCTCAAAATGATTTAGAATTAGATTATTCTAAGAACAAGATTACCGCTGAAACAATGGATTTGTTAAATGAGTTAGCAAATGAAGTTGAGTTAAGTGATGCAATTGAAAAGTATTTTTCAGGAGCAAAAATTAATGATACTGAAGGCAGGGCGGTTCTACATACTGCATTAAGGAGTAATTCGGAAGAAGAAGTTATTATTGACGGAAGAGATATAAAACCTAAGATTCAGACTGCGCTTCGAAAAATTCGAGCGTTTAGCAATAAAGTAATCTCGGGAAAATGGAAGGGCTACACAGGGAAGTCAATTACAGATATTGTAAATATAGGAATTGGAGGATCAGACCTTGGTCCAGATATGGTTGTTGAATCATTAAAATATTATAGAAATAAATTAAATGTACATTTTGTTTCAAATGTAGATGGTGATCATGTTTCTGAAGTAATCAGAGATCTGAATCCCGAAACCACTTTATTTATAATCGTTTCAAAAACATTCACAACTCAGGAAACTATCAGCAATGCAAATACAATTAAAGACTGGTTTTTAAGATCGGGTTCTATTTTCGATGTTGCAAAACACTTCGTTGCAGTATCAACAAATTTAAATGCTGTTTATGATTTTGGTATAGATAAAAACAATGTTTTTCCTATGTGGGATTGGGTTGGTGGACGTTTTTCATTATGGTCAGCCGTTGGATTATCAATTAGTTTAGCTGTTGGTTTTGAGAACTTTCGTGAATTATTAGATGGTGCAGAAGAGATGGACGTGCATTTCAGAAACACTGATTTTAATAAGAACATCCCAGTTGTACTTGCACTATTAAGTGTGTGGTATAATAATTTTTATAAAGCTGAAACCGAAGCAATATTACCCTATACACAATATTTATCAAAACTACCAGATTACTTGCAACAGGCAGTTATGGAAAGTAATGGAAAAAGTGTGGATAGAAATGGTAATTTCGTAAATTATCAAACAGGAACAATTGTTTGGGGTAGCACAGGAACTAATATGCAACATGCATTTATGCAACTTGTACACCAGGGAACAAAATTAATTCCAGCTGATTTTATTGGTTATAAAAAATCTTTACACGGATTAACCAATCATCATAAAAAGTTAATGGCCAATTATAATGCCCAAATGGAAGCATTAGCTTTCGGTAAGTCCGCAGAAGAGGTTCACTTAGAATTAAAAACGGCAGGAGACTTCGATAAAATCAATCAGTTACTGTCATATAAAGTGTTTAAAGGGAATAGACCTAGCAATGCTATTCTTTTTGATGAATTAACACCAAAATCTTTAGGAAAGTTAATAGCAATGTACGAACACAAAATATTTGTACAAGGTATCATATGGAATATCTATTCTTATGACCAGTTTGGAGTAGAATTGGGAAAAGAGTTAGCGAGAAAAATTCTATCTTCTTAA
- a CDS encoding peptidoglycan DD-metalloendopeptidase family protein, producing the protein MKTTYYAAILIVWLLTFYSCKEEKIQETPQEVMVEVKPKPVIKYGFNFDKYKVINDTIKSGESFGIILDRHHVFYPKINQISTTIKDTFDVRKVRAGKPYTILATKDTLEKAQIFIYKHNRIESTIINFQDSVISAYKYKKQVKFVEREIAGRVIDNFSNAIDTLGYSPILAYKVADIYSWTVDFYRLQKDDTFKLIFEQKFIEDSIPVGYGNIKAAVFNHKGKELYAYHYLADSIKGIPEYYDDEAGLLRRQFLKSPIKFRYRISSRYNLRRRIKLYGNRVRPHKGTDFAAPYGTPIMTTASGTVVESARRGGNGNYVKVRHNGTYSTQYLHMKRRKVRVGDFVQQGDIIGWVGLTGNTSGPHVCYRFWKNGRQVDPFREKLPTAKPMVDSLRPKYYEFIAPLKKQLDSIPYPEIEAVLEEIIKEKETNEESEEIIAKP; encoded by the coding sequence TTGAAAACTACCTATTACGCTGCGATATTAATTGTTTGGTTATTAACTTTTTATTCTTGTAAAGAGGAGAAAATCCAAGAAACACCTCAAGAAGTTATGGTTGAAGTTAAACCGAAACCAGTAATTAAATATGGATTTAATTTCGATAAGTATAAAGTAATCAATGATACTATTAAGAGTGGTGAGAGTTTCGGGATAATATTAGATAGACATCATGTTTTTTATCCGAAAATTAATCAAATCAGTACTACTATAAAAGATACATTTGATGTAAGAAAAGTAAGAGCTGGTAAACCGTATACAATCTTAGCCACTAAAGATACCTTAGAAAAAGCACAAATTTTCATCTACAAACATAATCGAATTGAATCAACTATTATCAATTTTCAAGATTCAGTTATATCAGCATATAAGTATAAGAAGCAAGTAAAATTTGTGGAAAGAGAAATTGCAGGAAGAGTAATTGATAATTTTTCAAATGCAATCGATACGTTAGGTTATAGTCCAATTCTAGCTTATAAGGTAGCAGATATTTATTCTTGGACGGTTGATTTTTATAGACTTCAGAAAGACGATACTTTTAAATTAATATTCGAGCAAAAATTCATTGAAGATTCTATTCCTGTTGGTTATGGAAATATAAAAGCCGCGGTATTTAATCACAAAGGAAAGGAATTGTATGCTTACCATTATTTAGCCGATTCAATCAAAGGAATTCCTGAGTACTATGATGATGAAGCAGGTTTATTAAGAAGACAATTTTTAAAATCACCAATAAAATTTCGATACCGAATTTCTTCTCGATATAACTTAAGAAGGAGAATAAAATTATATGGCAATCGTGTTCGACCTCATAAAGGGACTGATTTTGCAGCACCGTATGGTACACCAATTATGACGACAGCTAGTGGTACAGTTGTAGAATCGGCAAGAAGAGGTGGAAATGGAAATTATGTAAAAGTAAGGCACAATGGAACTTACTCCACTCAGTATTTACATATGAAGAGAAGAAAAGTTCGAGTTGGAGATTTTGTTCAACAAGGTGATATAATTGGTTGGGTTGGATTGACAGGAAATACAAGTGGACCTCATGTGTGTTATCGATTCTGGAAAAATGGAAGACAAGTCGATCCTTTTAGAGAGAAGTTACCAACCGCAAAACCAATGGTAGATAGCTTACGTCCGAAATATTATGAATTTATAGCTCCATTGAAAAAACAGTTAGATAGTATTCCTTATCCTGAAATAGAAGCTGTATTAGAAGAAATTATAAAGGAGAAAGAAACTAATGAAGAATCCGAAGAAATAATTGCGAAACCGTAG
- a CDS encoding DUF3108 domain-containing protein, protein MKIKIVLLLLVGISLSALSQETIPAFQHGEWLRYRMSYSGFLKAGEATLELREEIFQDKKVLHAIGKGKTSSVIGWFFKVRDTYESYFDPNDVRPYYFIRDIDEGGYKKKKNITFDHDKNTAHVKDLLKKKDTVISVTGPQDMISTFYFLRSYNTKNLKKGDEIYVDMFFDEKQYPFKLLFLGFETLNTKFGKVKTQMFRPLVQAGRVFKAKESVTVWITADDNKVPVKMSASLSVGSLRAELDAFKGLTNPFEIVVE, encoded by the coding sequence ATGAAGATAAAAATAGTCCTTTTACTATTAGTTGGTATTTCATTATCAGCTTTATCGCAAGAAACAATTCCAGCATTTCAACACGGAGAATGGCTGCGTTATCGAATGAGCTACAGTGGTTTTTTAAAAGCTGGTGAAGCGACGTTAGAATTGAGAGAAGAAATATTTCAGGATAAAAAAGTGTTACATGCAATCGGTAAAGGAAAAACTTCGAGTGTAATTGGTTGGTTTTTTAAGGTAAGAGATACCTATGAAAGTTATTTCGATCCCAATGATGTAAGGCCCTATTATTTTATTCGTGATATTGACGAAGGTGGCTATAAAAAGAAGAAGAATATTACTTTTGATCATGATAAAAATACGGCTCACGTAAAAGACTTATTAAAGAAGAAAGATACTGTAATTTCTGTTACAGGTCCGCAGGATATGATTTCTACGTTTTATTTTCTGAGAAGTTATAATACAAAGAATTTGAAAAAAGGTGATGAAATTTATGTAGACATGTTCTTTGATGAAAAACAATACCCTTTTAAATTATTATTCTTAGGTTTTGAAACTTTAAATACAAAGTTCGGGAAAGTAAAAACGCAAATGTTTAGACCGTTGGTTCAAGCAGGAAGAGTTTTTAAGGCTAAAGAAAGTGTAACTGTTTGGATAACTGCTGATGACAACAAAGTTCCTGTAAAAATGAGTGCGTCTTTATCAGTTGGTTCGTTAAGAGCTGAACTTGATGCTTTTAAAGGTTTGACAAATCCTTTCGAAATCGTTGTAGAATAA
- a CDS encoding tryptophan 2,3-dioxygenase family protein: protein MSREELLKAIEEKYDKLGVPVEAMLEGLLWSKPITYWDYIQTDALLGLQIPRTTEPDEMVFIMYHQVNELLFKMILWEIDQVAKTNEITSEKFSKHLMRISRYFDVLCSSFEVMGEGMDVEQYLKFRNTLTPASGFQSAQYRKIEFASTELINLIDARFRDTIDRNSSFKNAYDHLYWQAAGKNYTTGQKTTLLKLFEKKYMGEFIEFMEDYNDINLSKKFMQLPKEIQEDEVLIKAMRHYDYTVNVKWVLAHYNAAGKYLGGDNKDIEATGGSSWRKYLHPKYQKRVFFPYLWSQEELESWGTF from the coding sequence ATGAGCAGAGAAGAATTATTAAAAGCTATAGAAGAAAAGTATGATAAACTGGGAGTACCAGTAGAAGCCATGCTTGAAGGTTTATTATGGAGTAAGCCAATTACGTATTGGGATTATATCCAAACCGATGCTTTATTAGGATTACAAATTCCAAGAACAACAGAGCCTGATGAAATGGTATTTATCATGTATCATCAAGTAAACGAATTGTTGTTTAAAATGATACTTTGGGAAATAGATCAAGTGGCAAAAACTAATGAAATTACCTCTGAGAAATTTTCAAAACACTTAATGAGAATTAGTCGCTATTTTGATGTGTTATGCAGTTCGTTTGAAGTAATGGGTGAAGGAATGGATGTAGAACAATATTTGAAGTTTAGGAATACCTTAACGCCAGCAAGCGGTTTTCAAAGTGCTCAATATCGTAAAATTGAATTTGCTTCCACAGAATTAATAAACTTAATTGATGCTCGTTTTAGAGATACTATAGATCGTAATTCGTCATTTAAAAATGCATATGATCATTTGTACTGGCAAGCCGCGGGTAAAAATTACACAACAGGACAGAAAACAACCTTGTTAAAGTTATTTGAGAAAAAATACATGGGTGAGTTTATCGAGTTCATGGAAGACTATAATGATATAAATCTTTCTAAAAAATTCATGCAACTACCTAAAGAAATTCAGGAAGACGAGGTTTTGATAAAAGCTATGCGCCATTACGATTATACTGTAAATGTAAAATGGGTTTTGGCTCATTACAATGCCGCAGGTAAATATTTAGGAGGTGATAACAAAGATATAGAGGCCACAGGTGGCAGTAGTTGGCGTAAATATTTACATCCTAAATATCAAAAAAGAGTTTTCTTTCCATACTTATGGAGTCAAGAAGAGCTTGAAAGTTGGGGGACATTTTAA
- the hppD gene encoding 4-hydroxyphenylpyruvate dioxygenase, which yields MSKDIKSVNYGLEKIFEGAQDFLPLLGTDYVEFYVGNAKQAAHFYKTAFGFQSLAYRGLETGSKDEVSYVLVQDKIRLVLTTPLNSKSPINDHIVKHGDGVKVVALWVEDARSAWEETTKRGAKSYMEPTVITDEDGEVVRSGIYTYGETVHMFVERKNYKGTFMPGFMDWKSDYNPPSAGLKYIDHMVGNVGWGQMNKWVKWYEEVMGFENFLSFDDKQIHTEYSALMSKVMSNGNGRVKFPINEPAKAAKRSQIEEYLDFYEGEGVQHIAVATDDIIKTVSQLRANGVEFLPPPPQSYYDMIPERLGDHMEIMKEDISKLQDLSILVDADEEGYLLQIFTKPVEDRPTLFFEIIQRMGARGFGAGNFKALFESIEREQQRRGTL from the coding sequence ATGTCAAAAGATATAAAATCAGTAAACTACGGTTTAGAAAAAATATTTGAAGGAGCTCAAGATTTCCTTCCACTTTTAGGAACAGATTACGTTGAATTTTACGTAGGAAATGCAAAACAAGCTGCACACTTCTATAAAACAGCTTTTGGATTTCAATCATTAGCATATAGAGGATTAGAAACTGGTTCAAAAGACGAAGTAAGCTACGTGTTAGTTCAAGACAAAATTCGTTTAGTTTTAACAACTCCATTAAACAGTAAGTCTCCAATTAATGATCATATTGTGAAGCATGGAGATGGTGTAAAAGTTGTTGCGCTATGGGTTGAAGATGCTCGTTCTGCTTGGGAAGAAACTACAAAAAGAGGTGCGAAATCATACATGGAACCAACTGTAATCACTGATGAAGATGGAGAGGTTGTCCGTTCTGGAATTTACACGTATGGAGAAACAGTTCACATGTTTGTAGAGCGTAAAAACTACAAAGGAACATTTATGCCAGGATTCATGGATTGGAAATCTGATTATAATCCACCTTCAGCTGGTTTAAAGTATATTGATCATATGGTAGGAAATGTTGGTTGGGGACAAATGAATAAATGGGTAAAATGGTACGAAGAAGTAATGGGATTCGAGAACTTCTTATCATTTGACGACAAACAAATCCATACAGAATACTCTGCATTAATGAGTAAAGTTATGAGTAATGGAAATGGACGTGTTAAATTCCCGATTAACGAACCAGCAAAAGCGGCGAAAAGATCTCAAATTGAAGAATATTTAGATTTTTATGAAGGTGAAGGAGTTCAGCATATAGCAGTTGCTACGGATGATATTATTAAAACAGTATCACAATTAAGAGCAAATGGTGTAGAGTTTTTACCTCCACCACCGCAATCATATTATGATATGATTCCTGAACGTTTAGGAGATCATATGGAAATCATGAAGGAAGATATATCAAAACTTCAGGATTTATCAATTTTAGTTGATGCAGACGAAGAAGGTTATTTATTACAAATTTTTACCAAACCAGTTGAAGACAGACCAACATTGTTCTTTGAAATTATTCAAAGAATGGGAGCAAGAGGATTTGGAGCAGGAAATTTCAAGGCCTTATTCGAGTCAATCGAAAGAGAACAACAGAGAAGAGGAACTTTATAA
- a CDS encoding homogentisate 1,2-dioxygenase: protein MPFYHKLGKIPPKRHTQFRKKDGSLYYEQLFGTIGFDGMSSNLYHEQRPTQVKEIKKQYSVAPKIAKKNNIQSYRFRGFQVPQEQDYLDSRKIVLTNSDCNIILSAPKSSTKDYFYKNTDADEVIFVHRGTGKLRTHMGNLDFKYGDYLVIPRGMIYKLDFDTEDNRLFIVESYRPVYTPKRYRNWFGQLLEHAPFCERDIRQPYELETYNEKGDFLIKIKKQDEIIEMVYAAHPFDVVGYDGFNYPYAFSIHDFEPITGRVHQPPPVHQTFETDAFVICSFVPRLYDYHPQAIPAPYNHSNIDSDEVLYYVDGDFMSRNDIDAGHISLHPAGIPHGPHPGATERSIGQTVTEELAVMVDTFKPLMVTEEAMKIADEKYFQSWLEE, encoded by the coding sequence ATGCCTTTTTATCATAAATTAGGAAAAATACCACCAAAGCGTCATACGCAATTCCGTAAAAAAGATGGGAGTTTGTATTATGAGCAATTGTTTGGTACTATTGGGTTCGACGGAATGTCATCAAACTTATATCACGAGCAAAGACCAACCCAAGTAAAAGAAATAAAAAAACAATATTCTGTTGCGCCAAAAATCGCAAAGAAAAATAATATTCAATCGTATCGTTTTAGAGGATTTCAAGTTCCTCAAGAACAAGATTACTTAGACAGTAGAAAAATCGTATTAACAAATTCTGATTGTAACATTATTCTGTCGGCGCCAAAATCTTCAACAAAAGATTATTTTTATAAAAATACAGATGCAGATGAGGTAATTTTTGTGCACAGAGGAACAGGTAAGCTAAGAACTCATATGGGAAATTTGGATTTCAAATATGGAGATTACTTGGTAATTCCTCGTGGTATGATTTATAAATTAGATTTTGATACAGAAGACAATCGTTTATTCATAGTTGAATCTTACCGTCCAGTGTACACGCCTAAAAGATATCGCAATTGGTTCGGACAATTGTTAGAACATGCTCCATTTTGTGAAAGAGATATTCGTCAACCTTATGAGTTAGAAACATATAATGAAAAGGGAGACTTTTTAATCAAAATTAAAAAGCAAGACGAAATAATAGAAATGGTTTACGCAGCGCATCCTTTTGATGTTGTAGGTTATGACGGATTTAATTATCCATATGCATTTTCTATTCATGATTTTGAACCAATAACAGGAAGAGTTCACCAACCACCTCCAGTACATCAAACATTTGAAACAGATGCCTTTGTAATCTGTAGTTTTGTGCCAAGGTTGTATGATTATCACCCACAAGCAATTCCTGCTCCTTATAACCATAGTAATATTGATTCTGATGAAGTTCTATATTATGTTGATGGAGATTTTATGAGTAGAAATGATATTGATGCAGGACATATTTCGCTTCATCCTGCTGGAATTCCTCATGGCCCACACCCTGGAGCAACAGAAAGAAGTATTGGTCAAACAGTAACAGAAGAGTTAGCTGTAATGGTAGATACATTTAAGCCATTAATGGTTACAGAAGAAGCGATGAAAATAGCCGATGAAAAGTATTTTCAATCTTGGTTAGAAGAATAA
- a CDS encoding ferritin, with product METTSVRKQMTIHPEVMDVLNEQIAMEMHASASYLAMASWCDQRELLNSKSFFYKQAEEEREHAMKIFEFVNDAGGAAMSPEVHNVNNEFESLRAIYERSLEKEINVTQSIYKCFKKARNVGDFASEVFLQWFVNEQVEEEDTMRSILDVFDLMEGMPLKMIDERLPKE from the coding sequence ATGGAAACAACCTCTGTAAGAAAACAAATGACAATACACCCAGAAGTTATGGATGTATTAAATGAGCAAATAGCAATGGAAATGCATGCATCGGCATCTTATTTAGCAATGGCTTCATGGTGCGATCAAAGAGAGTTACTAAATAGTAAATCATTCTTTTATAAACAAGCTGAGGAGGAAAGAGAGCATGCAATGAAAATTTTCGAATTTGTAAACGATGCAGGTGGAGCAGCAATGTCTCCTGAAGTTCATAATGTGAACAATGAGTTTGAAAGTTTGAGAGCTATTTATGAAAGATCTTTAGAAAAAGAAATAAATGTTACACAGTCCATTTACAAGTGTTTTAAAAAAGCACGTAATGTTGGAGACTTTGCCTCTGAGGTGTTTTTACAATGGTTCGTAAATGAGCAGGTAGAAGAAGAAGATACTATGAGAAGTATTTTAGATGTGTTCGATTTAATGGAAGGTATGCCACTTAAAATGATTGATGAAAGATTACCAAAAGAGTAA
- a CDS encoding 2Fe-2S iron-sulfur cluster-binding protein has translation MSDINIKITDREGVTHEVQAPIDMNMNLMEVIRSYELAPEGTVGICGGMAMCASCQCYVKSDHELPEMTDDEDAMLAEAFYVEDNSRLGCQIHMTPELEGLEVEMAPES, from the coding sequence ATGTCAGACATTAATATAAAAATCACAGACAGAGAAGGTGTTACTCACGAAGTACAGGCACCAATAGATATGAATATGAACTTAATGGAAGTAATTCGTTCTTATGAATTAGCTCCGGAAGGGACAGTTGGTATTTGCGGTGGAATGGCAATGTGTGCTTCTTGTCAATGTTATGTGAAATCAGATCATGAACTTCCTGAAATGACGGATGACGAAGATGCGATGTTAGCGGAAGCTTTTTATGTTGAGGATAATAGTCGTCTAGGTTGTCAAATTCATATGACTCCCGAGCTAGAAGGATTGGAAGTTGAGATGGCTCCTGAAAGTTAA
- a CDS encoding sterol desaturase family protein, whose protein sequence is MSILEYIEQLSQDKLLYFALPVFFASMFVEFKVAKEKYHPKDTSVSLIMMVFSAIVEFIPKVLAFVVFFYLYQISPLNGVVNRQWWAWLLLFFADDFSYYWFHRLNHEVRLFWAGHVPHHSSVHMNLGTALRQGVGERIHKFLFWLWIPLLGFDPLMMFTMMGASLIYQFFVHTELVDKLPKPIEFIFNTPSHHRVHHASNIRYLDCNHAGILIIWDRIFGTFSEELKEIDHPVYGLTVNIETYNPVTVATHEYASIWKDVKRADNWSDKLNYIFNSPGWSHDGEDKRAKVLRKKLKEQERS, encoded by the coding sequence ATGAGTATTTTAGAATACATAGAACAATTATCGCAGGATAAATTATTATACTTCGCATTGCCAGTATTCTTTGCTTCAATGTTTGTTGAGTTCAAAGTTGCTAAAGAAAAATACCATCCCAAAGATACAAGTGTGTCGTTGATAATGATGGTTTTTTCGGCAATCGTAGAGTTTATTCCTAAGGTATTGGCGTTTGTTGTATTCTTTTATTTGTATCAAATTTCTCCTTTAAATGGAGTGGTAAACAGACAATGGTGGGCTTGGTTATTATTGTTTTTTGCTGATGACTTTTCTTACTATTGGTTTCACCGTTTGAACCATGAAGTTCGATTATTTTGGGCAGGACATGTTCCTCATCATTCATCAGTTCATATGAATTTGGGAACCGCTTTACGTCAAGGCGTGGGAGAAAGAATTCATAAGTTTTTGTTTTGGTTGTGGATTCCATTATTAGGATTCGATCCATTGATGATGTTCACTATGATGGGTGCTAGTTTAATTTATCAATTTTTCGTACATACCGAGTTGGTAGATAAATTACCAAAACCAATAGAGTTCATTTTCAATACGCCATCGCATCACAGAGTGCATCATGCTTCAAATATTAGGTATTTAGATTGTAATCATGCTGGAATTTTAATTATATGGGATCGAATTTTCGGTACGTTTTCGGAAGAATTAAAGGAAATCGATCATCCTGTGTATGGTTTAACTGTAAATATAGAAACGTATAACCCAGTTACTGTAGCAACTCATGAATATGCTTCAATTTGGAAGGATGTGAAAAGAGCTGATAATTGGAGTGATAAACTGAATTATATTTTCAATTCACCAGGTTGGAGTCACGATGGGGAAGACAAAAGAGCGAAAGTGCTTCGAAAGAAATTAAAAGAGCAGGAAAGAAGTTAA
- a CDS encoding NAD(P)/FAD-dependent oxidoreductase, which translates to MIKTDILIIGAGPTGLFTVFEAGLLKLRCHLVDALPQPGGQCSEIYPKKPIYDIPAYPEILAGDLTDKLMEQIKQFEPGFTLGERADTIEKQDDGTFIVTTNKGTKHHAPVVAIAGGLGSFEPRKPPISNIANYEGKGVEYMIKEPEMYRDKDVVIAGGGDSALDWSIFLADVASSVTLIHRRNEFRGHLDSVDQVQKLKNEGKINLITPAEVKEITGDGKVEGVVVHKKDEEPFTIHTDHFIPLFGLSPKLGPIADWGLEIEKNAIKVNNALDYQTNIAGIYAIGDVNTYPGKLKLILCGFHEATLMCQSAFKRIFPDKKYVMKYTTVGGVQGFDGTKKEAPKAVVKKIE; encoded by the coding sequence ATGATAAAAACAGACATACTAATCATAGGAGCTGGTCCAACCGGTTTATTTACAGTTTTCGAAGCTGGTTTATTAAAGTTAAGATGTCATCTTGTAGATGCATTGCCACAACCAGGAGGACAATGCTCGGAAATTTATCCTAAAAAACCTATTTACGATATTCCTGCGTATCCAGAAATTTTAGCTGGTGATTTAACGGATAAATTAATGGAGCAAATCAAACAATTTGAACCAGGATTTACTTTAGGAGAACGGGCAGATACAATTGAAAAACAAGACGACGGAACGTTCATTGTAACTACTAATAAAGGAACAAAACACCATGCACCTGTCGTTGCAATTGCAGGTGGATTAGGAAGTTTTGAGCCTAGAAAGCCACCTATTTCAAATATCGCTAACTACGAGGGAAAAGGAGTGGAATATATGATTAAAGAACCAGAAATGTATCGTGATAAAGATGTGGTTATTGCTGGTGGCGGTGATTCTGCTTTAGACTGGTCTATATTTTTAGCAGATGTTGCGAGTTCTGTAACTTTAATTCACCGAAGAAATGAATTTAGAGGTCATTTAGATTCTGTGGATCAAGTTCAAAAACTAAAGAACGAAGGAAAAATCAATTTAATTACGCCTGCAGAGGTTAAAGAAATTACAGGTGATGGTAAAGTTGAAGGTGTTGTAGTTCATAAGAAAGACGAAGAGCCTTTCACCATTCATACAGATCATTTCATTCCTTTATTTGGGTTGTCTCCAAAGTTAGGTCCAATTGCTGATTGGGGATTAGAAATTGAAAAGAACGCAATTAAGGTAAATAACGCTTTAGACTATCAAACTAATATTGCAGGTATTTATGCTATTGGTGATGTGAATACATATCCTGGTAAATTGAAGTTAATTTTATGTGGTTTCCATGAAGCTACTTTAATGTGTCAAAGTGCGTTTAAACGTATTTTCCCAGATAAGAAATACGTAATGAAATATACTACAGTTGGTGGAGTTCAAGGTTTTGATGGAACAAAGAAAGAAGCTCCTAAAGCTGTAGTTAAGAAAATTGAGTAG
- a CDS encoding NifU family protein translates to MSDLETQSKVEKALEEIRPFLISDGGNIKLLAIEENIVKVQLEGACSGCTVNQMTLKNGVEATIKKYAPEIEEVINVA, encoded by the coding sequence ATGTCAGATCTAGAAACACAAAGTAAAGTAGAGAAAGCTCTAGAAGAAATCCGCCCTTTTTTAATTAGTGATGGAGGGAATATCAAATTGTTGGCTATCGAAGAAAACATTGTAAAAGTTCAATTAGAAGGTGCTTGTAGTGGTTGTACAGTAAACCAAATGACGCTTAAAAATGGTGTTGAAGCTACAATAAAAAAGTATGCTCCAGAAATTGAAGAAGTAATCAATGTCGCTTAA